One part of the Aspergillus luchuensis IFO 4308 DNA, chromosome 5, nearly complete sequence genome encodes these proteins:
- the gpi10 gene encoding putative glycosylphosphatidylinositol-alpha 1,2 mannosyltransferase (BUSCO:EOG09260UJK;~CAZy:GT22;~COG:G;~EggNog:ENOG410PJAY;~InterPro:IPR039521,IPR005599;~PFAM:PF03901;~TransMembrane:8 (i87-106o284-308i320-338o350-367i379-398o413-431i438-458o478-505i);~go_function: GO:0000026 - alpha-1,2-mannosyltransferase activity [Evidence IEA];~go_function: GO:0004376 - glycolipid mannosyltransferase activity [Evidence IEA];~go_function: GO:0016757 - transferase activity, transferring glycosyl groups [Evidence IEA];~go_process: GO:0006506 - GPI anchor biosynthetic process [Evidence IEA]) translates to MSGVRRRRRASSSTASSSFSPPSSLSDSDYIADADVSDPDASLLYDSSSRSGHLRPSSLSSSFFPSLSSLSSSSAFLLSTPPSSLRIFLFLVAFRLVNAWTVRTFFQPDEFFQSLEPAWRAAFGDDHAPWITWEWRHQLRSSLHPLLFTAVYATTDLLARLLHISPAWQAECLVVAPKVAQAVIAAVGDLYTWRLACRVYDPLSHEAWAALALTIVSPWQWFCSTRTLSNCLETSLTIVALYLWPWVWSLDPSTTTQPKGRSLKSQPDEDQSDTAVLSRLRQCLVLAAVACILRPTNVLIWMVLASLLLYRSTPLRRATLVREALLCGSAVLAVSTTADRFFYGFWTFPPIRFLYFNLAQSLAVFYGKNDWHYYLSQGLPLLLTTALPFAVVGLYNSFTRPRSGELSELQASMQVQLASVCLIMILGLSQISHKEVRFIYPLLPSLHVLTAPALVNFFRPAVTAGSQRHTPRRLTLVFLLLANAVIALYTTVIHASGPAAVLSYLRDQRQFHGSNNMTDSSQPGITAGFLMPCHSTPWRSHMVYPTISAWALSCEPPVGLDASEKATYLDEADQFYADPEQFLRTNMVGGLRRFPRRPSYDKYNWKSSHLPTQYQSQTPHEWPDYLIFFAQLEPTLQSLLRFSAYKECHRTWNSAWHDDWRRRGDIVVWCVDPSEQAARDSVYIQRQRESRDLHFDRIVQAFTKPTHKQRLTQFWKSIFSSQSQSSWSWSWPWQRRKRTTIFGFELPAWPFSKSSRKSSSWSFPAWEELNRRMNDRANWA, encoded by the exons ATGTCTGGGGttcgtcgtcggcggagagcctcttcttcaacagcctcctcctccttttctcccccctcatccttaTCGGACAGCGACTACATCGCCGACGCTGATGTCTCCGATCCCGATGCCTCTCTTCTGTATGATTCCTCCTCCCGCTCTGGTCACCTGAGGCCATCCTCtttgtcttcctccttcttcccctccttatcctccttatcttcctcctccgccttcctcctttccaCCCCGCCATCCTCGCTTcgcatcttcctcttcctcgtcgccttcCGTCTGGTAAACGCTTGGACCGTTCGGACCTTTTTCCAACCCGATGAGTTCTTCCAATCTCTAGAGCCCGCTTGGCGGGCCGCATTCGGAGACGACCATGCGCCTTGGATCACTTGG GAATGGCGCCACCAGCTGAGATCTTCCCTacaccctcttctctttaCCGCTGTTTATGCCACCACCGATCTGCTCGCTCGCCTACTCCACATTTCCCCTGCATGGCAAGCGGAATGCCTGGTCGTTGCCCCCAAGGTTGCCCAAGCCGTTATCGCCGCCGTTGGTGACCTATATACTTGGCGATTGGCTTGTCGCGTGTATGATCCCTTGTCTCACGAGGCCTGGGCCGCA CTGGCCTTGACCATCGTGAGTCCGTGGCAATGGTTCTGCTCCACAAGGACCTTGTCGAACTGCCTCGAGACCTCCCTTACCATTGTTGCTCTTTATCTGTGGCCATGGGTATGGTCGTTGGatccctcaaccaccacccaaccaaAAGGGCGTAGCCTAAAGTCCCAACCGGACGAGGACCAGTCTGACACGGCTGTTCTGAGCAG GCTTCGACAATGCCTTGTGTTGGCGGCTGTGGCATGTATACTGCGACCCACCAACGTTCTGATCTGGATGGTACTTGCTAGCCTGTTGTTGTACCGGAGCACTCCCCTTCGACGGGCGACGCTTGTCCGCGAAGCTCTACTCTGCGG TTCAGCTGTTCTGGCCGTATCGACTACAGCAGATCGGTTCTTCTACGGATTCTGGACTTTTCCGCCCATACGGTTCCTGTACTTCAACCTAGCCCAGTCGCTGGCGGTCTTCTATGGAAAGAATGATTGGCACTACTATCTGTCTCAGGGGCTTCCCCTTCTGTTAACGACAGCACTGCCCTTCGCTGTTGTGGGCTTGTACAATTCATTTACACGACCGCGATCGGGTGAACTCAGCGAGTTGCAGGCTTCGATGCAGGTTCAGCTTGCTTCGGTGTGCCTCATCATGATCCTTGGGCTGTCGCAGATATCGCACAAGGAGGTGCGGTTCATTTATCCATTGCTGCCCTCGCTGCACGTCCTGACTGCACCTGCTCTGGTGAATTTCTTCCGTCCCGCGGTGACCGCGGGAAGTCAGAGACACACCCCCAGACGGCTGACCTTGGTTTTCTTGCTACTGGCGAACGCCGTCATTGCACTTTATACGACAGTCATCCATGCATCCGGCCCAGCGGCCGTGTTGTCCTACCTTCGGGACCAGCGACAGTTCCATGGTTCCAACAATATGACCGATAGTTCTCAGCCCGGGATCACAGCCGGGTTCCTCATGCCTTGCCATAGCACTCCTTGGCGCTCACATATGGTCTACCCCACCATCAGCGCCTGGGCACTATCCTGCGAGCCTCCTGTCGGCCTCGACGCGTCCGAGAAAGCTACGTACTTGGACGAGGCGGACCAGTTCTACGCCGATCCTGAGCAGTTTCTGCGCACGAACATGGTTGGCGGTCTGCGCAGATTCCCTCGAAGGCCATCCTATGACAAGTATAATTGGAAATCTTCGCATTTGCCCACACAGTACCAGTCCCAAACCCCGCACGAATGGCCCGATTACCTCATATTCTTCGCCCAACTAGAACCCACCCTACAGAGTCTCCTCCGCTTCTCCGCTTATAAGGAATGCCACCGCACCTGGAACTCCGCCTGGCATGACGACTGGCGTCGTCGGGGCGACATAGTCGTTTGGTGCGTTGACCCGTCCGAACAAGCCGCCCGGGACAGTGTGTACATACAACGCCAGCGCGAGAGCCGGGATCTTCACTTCGATCGCATCGTGCAAGCTTTCACCAAGCCCACGCACAAGCAACGTCTCACGCAGTTCTGGAAATCCATATTCTCAAGCCAGTCCCAATCGTCCTGGTCGTGGTCATGGCCATGGCAGCGCCGCAAACGCACAACCATTTTTGGGTTTGAGTTGCCGGCCTGGCCGTTCTCAAAATCGTCCAGAAAATCATCATCTTGGTCATTTCCTGCCTGGGAAGAGCTGAACCGGCGGATGAACGACCGGGCGAATTGGGCTTAG